Proteins from one Oenanthe melanoleuca isolate GR-GAL-2019-014 chromosome 1, OMel1.0, whole genome shotgun sequence genomic window:
- the HHLA2 gene encoding HERV-H LTR-associating protein 2 isoform X5, giving the protein MTDEGSYTCYVGTTQDRKQVEVLLHLRAPSSYALEYQKTNTERRLKCYAFLTYPAPNISWVQGNVSIQETGREETMNGALYSIRSDKDIINTADTYYCHIHFHHDMWAAEWKMVQEDLSGKEGDRAVIPCDHGNDIASAAGFSVVWTLHRNAVTSILASFNGTFHSHQPRVQIDKTDFSLMLDDLTGDDSGEYLCNISTPLYTKLTVSTLHVKNSGNNWIIVLVVLGVLAAVAVVAVALYCLKKKEDNPSVNWLSGQGPPGGKLKELSNKKKERPPMNTLTIQEENSSLHTKIGDEKNKEFLHLLP; this is encoded by the exons ATGACTGACGAGGGCTCTTACACCTGCTACGTGGGAACAACACAAGATCGAAAACAAGtggaagtgctgctgcactTAAGAG CTCCTTCTTCTTATGCACTGGAATACCAAAAGACAAACACAGAAAGGAGACTGAAGTGCTATGCCTTTCTCACTTATCCAGCACCAAATATATCTTGGGTACAAGGCAATGTATCCATCCAAGAGACAGGTCGGGAGGAAACCATGAATGGAGCTCTCTATTCTATCAGAAGTGACAAGGACATTATAAACACAGCAGATACTTACTACTGTCATATTCATTTCCATCATGACATGTGGGCTGCTGAATGGAAGATGGTGCAAG AGGACCTTTCTGGAAAGGAAGGAGATCGCGCCGTAATTCCTTGTGACCATGGCAATGACATTGCAAGCGCTGCTGGTTTCAGTGTGGTCTGGACAttgcacagaaatgcagtgaCCTCAATCCTGGCCTCCTTCAATGGCACATTCCACTCTCACCAGCCTCGAGTCCAGATTGACAAAACTGACTTTTCACTGATGTTGGATGATCTTACTGGAGATGACAGTGGAGAATATCTGTGCAACATTTCAACACCTCTCTACACAAAACTTACTGTGAGCACTCTGCACGTCA aaaattcaggTAACAACTGGATAATTGTGCTAGTAGTGCTTGGAGTGCTTGCAGCGGTAGCAGTGGTAGCAGTGGCACTTTACTGTCTCAAG aaaaaggaagataatCCCAGTGTCAACTGGCTGTCTGGACAAGGACCACCAGGAGGGAAGTTGAAAGAACTGAGCA ATAAAAAGAAGGAGAGACCTCCTATGAACACCTTAACCATACAGGAAGAAAATAGCTCTCTGCACACAAAGATTGGTGATGAAAAGAACAAGGAGTTCCTCCATCTTCTCCCTTGA
- the HHLA2 gene encoding HERV-H LTR-associating protein 2 isoform X2 yields the protein MNLRTHEKTKGQNIPAVIIYLFLISATLWDFTEQVEVTGLFSKDCILPCSFPPGHDEVIHWSKENKIVHSYYRQKDQLKEQDPRYRGRTQLFHENIPSGNASLKLSNLTMTDEGSYTCYVGTTQDRKQVEVLLHLRAPSSYALEYQKTNTERRLKCYAFLTYPAPNISWVQGNVSIQETGREETMNGALYSIRSDKDIINTADTYYCHIHFHHDMWAAEWKMVQEDLSGKEGDRAVIPCDHGNDIASAAGFSVVWTLHRNAVTSILASFNGTFHSHQPRVQIDKTDFSLMLDDLTGDDSGEYLCNISTPLYTKLTVSTLHVKNSGNNWIIVLVVLGVLAAVAVVAVALYCLKKKEDNPSVNWLSGQGPPGGKLKELSNKKKERPPMNTLTIQEENSSLHTKIGDEKNKEFLHLLP from the exons ATGAATCTACGAACccatgaaaaaacaaaaggacaGAACATACCAGCTGTTATAATCTATTTATTTCTCATCAGTGCTACACTTTGGG ATTTTACAGAACAGGTAGAAGTAACAGGGCTGTTTTCCAAGGATTGCATCCTCCCTTGTAGTTTCCCACCTGGGCATGATGAAGTAATTCACTGGagcaaagagaacaaaataGTGCACAGTTACTACCGACAGAAGGATCAGCTGAAAGAACAAGACCCACGTTACAGAGGCAGAACACAGCTTTTCCATGAGAACATCCCTAGTGGAAATGCCTCCTTGAAACTTAGTAACCTGACCATGACTGACGAGGGCTCTTACACCTGCTACGTGGGAACAACACAAGATCGAAAACAAGtggaagtgctgctgcactTAAGAG CTCCTTCTTCTTATGCACTGGAATACCAAAAGACAAACACAGAAAGGAGACTGAAGTGCTATGCCTTTCTCACTTATCCAGCACCAAATATATCTTGGGTACAAGGCAATGTATCCATCCAAGAGACAGGTCGGGAGGAAACCATGAATGGAGCTCTCTATTCTATCAGAAGTGACAAGGACATTATAAACACAGCAGATACTTACTACTGTCATATTCATTTCCATCATGACATGTGGGCTGCTGAATGGAAGATGGTGCAAG AGGACCTTTCTGGAAAGGAAGGAGATCGCGCCGTAATTCCTTGTGACCATGGCAATGACATTGCAAGCGCTGCTGGTTTCAGTGTGGTCTGGACAttgcacagaaatgcagtgaCCTCAATCCTGGCCTCCTTCAATGGCACATTCCACTCTCACCAGCCTCGAGTCCAGATTGACAAAACTGACTTTTCACTGATGTTGGATGATCTTACTGGAGATGACAGTGGAGAATATCTGTGCAACATTTCAACACCTCTCTACACAAAACTTACTGTGAGCACTCTGCACGTCA aaaattcaggTAACAACTGGATAATTGTGCTAGTAGTGCTTGGAGTGCTTGCAGCGGTAGCAGTGGTAGCAGTGGCACTTTACTGTCTCAAG aaaaaggaagataatCCCAGTGTCAACTGGCTGTCTGGACAAGGACCACCAGGAGGGAAGTTGAAAGAACTGAGCA ATAAAAAGAAGGAGAGACCTCCTATGAACACCTTAACCATACAGGAAGAAAATAGCTCTCTGCACACAAAGATTGGTGATGAAAAGAACAAGGAGTTCCTCCATCTTCTCCCTTGA
- the HHLA2 gene encoding HERV-H LTR-associating protein 2 isoform X1, with translation MFDMNLRTHEKTKGQNIPAVIIYLFLISATLWDFTEQVEVTGLFSKDCILPCSFPPGHDEVIHWSKENKIVHSYYRQKDQLKEQDPRYRGRTQLFHENIPSGNASLKLSNLTMTDEGSYTCYVGTTQDRKQVEVLLHLRAPSSYALEYQKTNTERRLKCYAFLTYPAPNISWVQGNVSIQETGREETMNGALYSIRSDKDIINTADTYYCHIHFHHDMWAAEWKMVQEDLSGKEGDRAVIPCDHGNDIASAAGFSVVWTLHRNAVTSILASFNGTFHSHQPRVQIDKTDFSLMLDDLTGDDSGEYLCNISTPLYTKLTVSTLHVKNSGNNWIIVLVVLGVLAAVAVVAVALYCLKKKEDNPSVNWLSGQGPPGGKLKELSNKKKERPPMNTLTIQEENSSLHTKIGDEKNKEFLHLLP, from the exons TTTGACATGAATCTACGAACccatgaaaaaacaaaaggacaGAACATACCAGCTGTTATAATCTATTTATTTCTCATCAGTGCTACACTTTGGG ATTTTACAGAACAGGTAGAAGTAACAGGGCTGTTTTCCAAGGATTGCATCCTCCCTTGTAGTTTCCCACCTGGGCATGATGAAGTAATTCACTGGagcaaagagaacaaaataGTGCACAGTTACTACCGACAGAAGGATCAGCTGAAAGAACAAGACCCACGTTACAGAGGCAGAACACAGCTTTTCCATGAGAACATCCCTAGTGGAAATGCCTCCTTGAAACTTAGTAACCTGACCATGACTGACGAGGGCTCTTACACCTGCTACGTGGGAACAACACAAGATCGAAAACAAGtggaagtgctgctgcactTAAGAG CTCCTTCTTCTTATGCACTGGAATACCAAAAGACAAACACAGAAAGGAGACTGAAGTGCTATGCCTTTCTCACTTATCCAGCACCAAATATATCTTGGGTACAAGGCAATGTATCCATCCAAGAGACAGGTCGGGAGGAAACCATGAATGGAGCTCTCTATTCTATCAGAAGTGACAAGGACATTATAAACACAGCAGATACTTACTACTGTCATATTCATTTCCATCATGACATGTGGGCTGCTGAATGGAAGATGGTGCAAG AGGACCTTTCTGGAAAGGAAGGAGATCGCGCCGTAATTCCTTGTGACCATGGCAATGACATTGCAAGCGCTGCTGGTTTCAGTGTGGTCTGGACAttgcacagaaatgcagtgaCCTCAATCCTGGCCTCCTTCAATGGCACATTCCACTCTCACCAGCCTCGAGTCCAGATTGACAAAACTGACTTTTCACTGATGTTGGATGATCTTACTGGAGATGACAGTGGAGAATATCTGTGCAACATTTCAACACCTCTCTACACAAAACTTACTGTGAGCACTCTGCACGTCA aaaattcaggTAACAACTGGATAATTGTGCTAGTAGTGCTTGGAGTGCTTGCAGCGGTAGCAGTGGTAGCAGTGGCACTTTACTGTCTCAAG aaaaaggaagataatCCCAGTGTCAACTGGCTGTCTGGACAAGGACCACCAGGAGGGAAGTTGAAAGAACTGAGCA ATAAAAAGAAGGAGAGACCTCCTATGAACACCTTAACCATACAGGAAGAAAATAGCTCTCTGCACACAAAGATTGGTGATGAAAAGAACAAGGAGTTCCTCCATCTTCTCCCTTGA
- the HHLA2 gene encoding HERV-H LTR-associating protein 2 isoform X4, with protein sequence MNLRTHEKTKGQNIPAVIIYLFLISATLWDFTEQVEVTGLFSKDCILPCSFPPGHDEVIHWSKENKIVHSYYRQKDQLKEQDPRYRGRTQLFHENIPSGNASLKLSNLTMTDEGSYTCYVGTTQDRKQVEVLLHLRAPSSYALEYQKTNTERRLKCYAFLTYPAPNISWVQGNVSIQETGREETMNGALYSIRSDKDIINTADTYYCHIHFHHDMWAAEWKMVQEDLSGKEGDRAVIPCDHGNDIASAAGFSVVWTLHRNAVTSILASFNGTFHSHQPRVQIDKTDFSLMLDDLTGDDSGEYLCNISTPLYTKLTVSTLHVKNSGNNWIIVLVVLGVLAAVAVVAVALYCLKIKRRRDLL encoded by the exons ATGAATCTACGAACccatgaaaaaacaaaaggacaGAACATACCAGCTGTTATAATCTATTTATTTCTCATCAGTGCTACACTTTGGG ATTTTACAGAACAGGTAGAAGTAACAGGGCTGTTTTCCAAGGATTGCATCCTCCCTTGTAGTTTCCCACCTGGGCATGATGAAGTAATTCACTGGagcaaagagaacaaaataGTGCACAGTTACTACCGACAGAAGGATCAGCTGAAAGAACAAGACCCACGTTACAGAGGCAGAACACAGCTTTTCCATGAGAACATCCCTAGTGGAAATGCCTCCTTGAAACTTAGTAACCTGACCATGACTGACGAGGGCTCTTACACCTGCTACGTGGGAACAACACAAGATCGAAAACAAGtggaagtgctgctgcactTAAGAG CTCCTTCTTCTTATGCACTGGAATACCAAAAGACAAACACAGAAAGGAGACTGAAGTGCTATGCCTTTCTCACTTATCCAGCACCAAATATATCTTGGGTACAAGGCAATGTATCCATCCAAGAGACAGGTCGGGAGGAAACCATGAATGGAGCTCTCTATTCTATCAGAAGTGACAAGGACATTATAAACACAGCAGATACTTACTACTGTCATATTCATTTCCATCATGACATGTGGGCTGCTGAATGGAAGATGGTGCAAG AGGACCTTTCTGGAAAGGAAGGAGATCGCGCCGTAATTCCTTGTGACCATGGCAATGACATTGCAAGCGCTGCTGGTTTCAGTGTGGTCTGGACAttgcacagaaatgcagtgaCCTCAATCCTGGCCTCCTTCAATGGCACATTCCACTCTCACCAGCCTCGAGTCCAGATTGACAAAACTGACTTTTCACTGATGTTGGATGATCTTACTGGAGATGACAGTGGAGAATATCTGTGCAACATTTCAACACCTCTCTACACAAAACTTACTGTGAGCACTCTGCACGTCA aaaattcaggTAACAACTGGATAATTGTGCTAGTAGTGCTTGGAGTGCTTGCAGCGGTAGCAGTGGTAGCAGTGGCACTTTACTGTCTCAAG ATAAAAAGAAGGAGAGACCTCCTATGA
- the HHLA2 gene encoding HERV-H LTR-associating protein 2 isoform X3 has product MFDMNLRTHEKTKGQNIPAVIIYLFLISATLWDFTEQVEVTGLFSKDCILPCSFPPGHDEVIHWSKENKIVHSYYRQKDQLKEQDPRYRGRTQLFHENIPSGNASLKLSNLTMTDEGSYTCYVGTTQDRKQVEVLLHLRAPSSYALEYQKTNTERRLKCYAFLTYPAPNISWVQGNVSIQETGREETMNGALYSIRSDKDIINTADTYYCHIHFHHDMWAAEWKMVQEDLSGKEGDRAVIPCDHGNDIASAAGFSVVWTLHRNAVTSILASFNGTFHSHQPRVQIDKTDFSLMLDDLTGDDSGEYLCNISTPLYTKLTVSTLHVKNSGNNWIIVLVVLGVLAAVAVVAVALYCLKIKRRRDLL; this is encoded by the exons TTTGACATGAATCTACGAACccatgaaaaaacaaaaggacaGAACATACCAGCTGTTATAATCTATTTATTTCTCATCAGTGCTACACTTTGGG ATTTTACAGAACAGGTAGAAGTAACAGGGCTGTTTTCCAAGGATTGCATCCTCCCTTGTAGTTTCCCACCTGGGCATGATGAAGTAATTCACTGGagcaaagagaacaaaataGTGCACAGTTACTACCGACAGAAGGATCAGCTGAAAGAACAAGACCCACGTTACAGAGGCAGAACACAGCTTTTCCATGAGAACATCCCTAGTGGAAATGCCTCCTTGAAACTTAGTAACCTGACCATGACTGACGAGGGCTCTTACACCTGCTACGTGGGAACAACACAAGATCGAAAACAAGtggaagtgctgctgcactTAAGAG CTCCTTCTTCTTATGCACTGGAATACCAAAAGACAAACACAGAAAGGAGACTGAAGTGCTATGCCTTTCTCACTTATCCAGCACCAAATATATCTTGGGTACAAGGCAATGTATCCATCCAAGAGACAGGTCGGGAGGAAACCATGAATGGAGCTCTCTATTCTATCAGAAGTGACAAGGACATTATAAACACAGCAGATACTTACTACTGTCATATTCATTTCCATCATGACATGTGGGCTGCTGAATGGAAGATGGTGCAAG AGGACCTTTCTGGAAAGGAAGGAGATCGCGCCGTAATTCCTTGTGACCATGGCAATGACATTGCAAGCGCTGCTGGTTTCAGTGTGGTCTGGACAttgcacagaaatgcagtgaCCTCAATCCTGGCCTCCTTCAATGGCACATTCCACTCTCACCAGCCTCGAGTCCAGATTGACAAAACTGACTTTTCACTGATGTTGGATGATCTTACTGGAGATGACAGTGGAGAATATCTGTGCAACATTTCAACACCTCTCTACACAAAACTTACTGTGAGCACTCTGCACGTCA aaaattcaggTAACAACTGGATAATTGTGCTAGTAGTGCTTGGAGTGCTTGCAGCGGTAGCAGTGGTAGCAGTGGCACTTTACTGTCTCAAG ATAAAAAGAAGGAGAGACCTCCTATGA